From the genome of Pseudoliparis swirei isolate HS2019 ecotype Mariana Trench chromosome 14, NWPU_hadal_v1, whole genome shotgun sequence:
GAACTCAAGGGGATCAGGTCTCTTGTGTCCTGAACTCAAGGGGATCAGGACTCTTGTGGTCTGAACTCAAGGGGATCAGGACTCTTGTGGTCTGAACTCAAGGGGGTCAGGACTCTTGTGTCCTGAACTCAAGGGGATCAGGTCTCTTGTGTCCTGAACTCAAGGGGATCAGGACTCTTGTGGTCTGAACTCAAGGGGATCAGGTCTCGTGTCCTGAACTCAAGGGGATCAGGACTCTTGTGGTCTGAACTCAAGGGGGTCAGGACTTTTGTGGTCTGAACTCAAGGGGATCAGGTCTCTTGTGTCCTGAACTCAAGGGGATCAGGACTCTTGTGGTCTGAACTCAAGGGGATCAGGTCTCTTGTGTCCTGAACTCAAGGGGATCAGGACTCTTGTGGTCTGAACTCAAGGGGATCAGGTCTCTTGTGTCCTGAACTCAAGGGGATCAGGACTCTTGTGTCCTGAACTCTAGGGGGTCAGGACTCTGCTGTGTCCTGAACTCAAGGGGATCAGGACTCTTGTGGTCTGAACTCAAGGGGATCAGGACTCTTGTGGTCTGAACTCAAGGGGGTCAGGACTCTGCTGTGTCCTGAACTCAAGGGGATCAGGTCTCTTGTGTCCTGAACTCAAGGGGATCAGGACTCTTGTGTCCTGAACTCTAGGGGGTCAGGACTCTGCTGTGTCCTGAACTCAAGGGGATCAGGTGTCCTGAACTCAAGGGGATCAGGACTCTTGTGGTCTGAACTCAAGGGGATCAGGTCTCTTGTGTCCTGAACTCAAGGGGATCAGGACTCTTGTGTCCTGAACTCTAGGGGGTCAGGACTCTGCTGTGTCCTGAACTCAAGGGGATCAGGACTCTTGTGGTCTGAACTCAAGGGGATCAGGACTCTTGTGGTCTGAACTCAAGGGGGTCAGGACTCTGCTGTGTCCTGAACTCAAGGGGATCAGGACTCTTGTGGTCTGAACTCAAGGGGATCAGGACTCTTGTGGTCTGAACTCAAGGGGGTCAGGACTCTTGTGTCCTGAACTCTAGGGGATCAGGACTCTGCTGCGTCCTGAACTCAAGGGGATTAGGACTCTGCTGCGTCCTGAACTCAAGGGGATCAGGACTCTAGTGGATCAGGACTCCGCTGCGTCCTGAACTCAAGGGGATCAGGACTCTAGTGGATCAGGACTCTGCTGCGTCCTGAACTCAAGGGGATCAGGACTCTAGTGGATCAGGACTCTGCTGCATCCTGAACTCAAGGGGATCAGGACTCTAGTGGATCAGGACTCTGCTGCGTCCTGATCTCAAGGGGATCAGGACTCTGCTGTGTCCTGAACTCTAGGGGATCAGGACTCTAGTGGATCAGGACTCTTGTGGTCTGAACTCAAGGGGGTCAGGACTCTTGTGGTCTGAACTCAAGGGGATCAGGACTCTGCTGCGTCCTGAACTCAAGGGGATCAGGACTCTAGTGGATCAGGACTCTGCTGCGTCCTGAACTCGAGGGGATCAGGACTCTGCTGGGTCCTGAACTCAAGGGGATCAGGACTCTAGTGGATCAGGACTCTTGTGGTCTGTGTTTCAGGCTCAGCTATCCGCTGCTACAGCTGTAAGGACTACACAGCGAGCTGCTCCAAGCAGCGCGAGTGTAGCTATGACGACGCCTGTCTCACCCTCAGCGAGAGAGGTACCTcgacaccacctctacaccacctctacacctgtacaccacctctacaccacctctacacctgtacaccacctctacaccacctctacacctgtacaccacctctacacgacctgtacaccacctctacacctgtacaccacctctacacctgtacaccacctatacacctctacaccacctatacaccacctctacaccacctatacacctctacaccacctctacaccacctatacaccacctctacaccacctctacaccacctctacaccacctctacacgacctgtacaccacctctacacctgTACACCACCTATACAcctgtacaccacctctacaccacctctacacctgtacaccacctctacaccacctctacacctgtacaccacctctacaccacctctacaccacctctacacctgtacaccacctctacacgacctgtacaccacctctacacctgTACACCACCTATACAcctgtacaccacctctacaccacctctacaccacctctacacctgtacaccacctgtacaccacctctacaccacctatacaccacctctacacctgtacaccacctgtacaccacctgtacaccacctctacaccacctctacacctgtacaccacctctacacctgtacaccacctgtacaccacctctacaccacctatacaccacctctacacctgtacaccacctctacaccacctctacacctgtacaccacctctacaaCACCtatacaccacctctacacctgtacaccacctctacaccacctatacaccacctctacaccacctatacaccacctctacaccacctatacacatgtacaccacctctacaccacctaTACACCACatgtacaccacctctacaccacctctacacatGTACACCACCtatacaccacctctacaccacatgtacaccacctctacaccacctatacaccacctctacaccacctctacacatGTACACCACCtatacaccacctctacacatGTACACCACCtatacaccacctctacacatgtacaccacctctacaccacctaTACACCACatgtacaccacctctacaccacctatacaccacctctacaccacctctacacatgtacaccacctctacaccacctctacacatgtacaccacctctacaccacATGTACACCACatgtacaccacctctacaccacctgtACAAAGGTACCTCTACTTGTAGACCCgtacctctacatgtcctcaGGATCCTGAAGAAACCAGATCAGCCCATTAGCTCTGAACTAATTCTACTGCGTTTCtattgtttctattgttctgcAGGTGGGATGACTTACCGCCAGTGTCTGAAGTATTCAGACTGTGTGAGTAACGTGTCACCCAGAGATATTCCCCTGTGTCGACCTGTGTTCTACTCTCGTCTACTTTATTATACTCTACTGTATTCGACCTGATTATACTCTACTTTATTATACTCTTCTGTATTCTACCTGATTATACTATAGTCTACTTTATTATACTCTACTGTATTCTACCTGATTATACTCTACTCTACTTTATTATACTCTACTGTATTCTACCTGATTATACTCTACTTTATTATACTCTACTGTATTCTACCTGATTATACTCTACTCTACTTTATTATACTCTACTGTATTCTACCTGATTATACTCTACTCTACTTTATTATACTCTACTGTATTCTACCTGATTATACTCTACTCTACTTTATTATACTCTACTGTATTCTACCTGATTATACTCTACTCTACTTTATTATACTCTTCTGTATTCTACCTGATTATACTCTACTATACTTTATTATACTCTACTGTATTCTACCTGATTCTACTATAGTCTACTTTATTATACTCTTCTGTATTCTACCTGATTCTACTATAGTCTACTTTATTATACTCTACTGTATTCGACCTGATTATACTCTACTCTACTTTATTATACTCGACTGTATTCTACCTGATTCTACTATAGTCAACTTTATTATACTCGACTGTATTCTACCTGATTATACTCTACTCTACTTTATTATACTCTACTGTATTCTACCTGATTATACTATAGTCTACTTTATTATACTCGACTGTATTCTACCTGATTATACTCTACTCTACATTATTATACTCTCCTGTATTCTACCTGATTTACTATAGTCTACTTTATTATACTCTACTGTATTCTACCTGATTCTACTATAGTCTACTGTATTATACTCTACTGTATTCTACCTGATTATACTATAGTCTACTTTATTATACTCTACTGTATTCTACCTGATTATACTATAGTCTACTTTATTATACTCTACTGTATTCTACCTGATTATACTCTCGTCTCCTGTATTCTACCTGATTCTACTATACTCTACCTGATTATACTCTACTGTATTCTACCTGATTATACTATAGTCTACTTTATTATACCTGATTCTACTATAGTCTACTGTATTCTACCTGATTCTACTATAGTCTACTGTATTCTACCTGATTATACTATACTCTACTGTATTCTACCTGATTCTACTCTCGTCTACTTTATTATACTCTACTGTATTCTACCTGATTATACTATACTCTACTTTATTATACTCGACAGTATTCTACCTGATTATACTCTACTTTATTATACTCTACTGTATTCTACCTGATTCTACTCTTGTCTACTTTATTATACTCTACTGTATTCTACCTGATTATACTATACTTTACTGTATTCTACCTGAttatactcttgtgtactttattATACTCTACTGTATTCTACCTGATTATACTTTACTTTCTTCTAGCTGAGTAGACTGAAGTATAAGGTGAAGTGTCCACAAGGTGCAACTAGACTCAGATTACCTGGACTCGGGTGGTCCTGGACTCGGGTGTGTTGGACTCGGCTGGTCCTGGACTCGGGTGTGTTGGACTCGGCTGGTCCTGGACTCGGGTGTGTTGGACTCGGCTGGTCCTGGACTCGGGTGTGTTGGACTCAGCTGGTCCTGGACTCGGGTGTGTTGGACTCAGCTGGTCCTGGACTCGGGTGTGTTGGACTCGGCTGGTCCTGGACTCGGGTGTGTTGGACTCAGCTGGTCCTGGACTCGGGTGTGTTGGACTCGGCTGGTCCTGGACTCGGGTGTGTTGGACTCGGCTGGTCCTGGACTCGGGTGTGTTGGACTCGGGTGGACCTGGACTCGGGTGTGTTGGACTCGGCTGGTCCTGGACTCGGGTGTGTTGGACTCGGGTGGACCTGGACTCGGGTGGACCTGGACTTGGGTGGTCCTGGACTCGGCTGGTCCTGGACTCGGGTGTGTTGGACCGTGACCTGGACCGGTGTGTTGGACTCGGGTGGTCCTGGACTCGGGTGGTCCTGGACTCGGGTGTGTTGGACTCGGCTGGTCCTGGACTCGGGTGGTCCTGGACTCGGGTGTGTTGGACTCGGCTGGTCCTGGACTCGGGTGTGTTGGACTCGGGTGGACCTGGACTCGGGTGGTCCTGGACTCGGGTGTGTTGGACTCGGCTGGTCCTGGACTCGGGTGTGTTGGACTCGGGTGGACCTGGACTCGGGTGGACCTGGACTCGGGTGGTCCTGGACTCGGGTGTGTTGGACTCGGCTGGTCCTGGACCTGTACAGAAACGTGGTGCAAACATGTCCAGACATATTTGAACACTCTTTAAGTGTCGGGAAGGAAAAAGCTGTCTCGTTGTTCtgatcagtgatcaataactGTATCGATCATTCCAGGTTTCCAGTTTCACCTTCAAGTGCTGCAACTCTGACCTGTGtaactccgccccctcctctgcTGCGAGCTCTGTGATAGGTCTGCTGGCCTCAGCGGCAGTCATGTGGTGGTGCATCCACTGAAGAGAACACCAGTCCGATCAATACATTCATACTGAACACTGATCACAGATCAATATATATGTGGAAATACATATTTCAGTTGCTGATTGATTATTAAAAGAGTTTGATCATGACACTGTTTGTATCAGCTGTTTACAGGGAACTGCTCCTCTACTaccaccttcaaaataaaatgcaactGAAACGTTCTTCTGTGCTCGTTAACTTCTGTCTAATCAATAAACGGTGACAACCCGGAATCTATGACTGATTATTGGAAATGGGTGTGGTCAGATTTCTTGGGACAGGAAGTATCTTTTTGAAACATAAttataaaaaggaaaacaatgaaaaaaatataggAGTGAACCCGAGTGGCTTTCATTCATTAACTCACGGAAACTACGTCTGGCGTCTCCTGATGGGACCTGAAGGCAGCAGGTGGACCGGCGTGTTGATACCCCGTGTGAGCCTCTaccccacaaacaaacaaacaaacaaacaaacaaattaacaTCCATTTGACAAATAGGATccaaaccaacttagtgcggaaCCTGAAAtaccaatcgactgatccagtctctgtaacaggatgtcaaggtctaactagaccagcacagagaggagtcctctatcaggactaaggtctaccaagaccaggacagagatgagtcctctatcaggactaaggtctaactagaccagtacagagaggagtcctctatcagcactaaggtctaacaagaccagtacagagatgagtcctctatcagctctaaggtctaacaagaccaggacagagaggagtcctctatcagcactaaggtctaactagaccagtacagagatgagtcctctatcagctctaaggtctaacaagaccaggacagagaggagtcctctatcagcactaaggtctaactagaccagtacagagatgagtcctctatcaggactaaggtctaccaagaccagtacagagaggagtcctctatcaggactaaggtctaacaagaccagtacagagatgagtcctctatcaggactaaggtctaacaagaccaggacagagaggagtcctctatcaggactaaggtctaacaagaccagtacagagatgagtcctctatcagcactaaggtctaacaagaccaggacagaggagtcctctatcagcactaaggtctaacaagaccagtacagagaggagtcctctatcaggactaaggtctaacaagaccaggacagagaggagtcctctatcaggacgaaggtctaactagaccaggacagagaggagtcctctatcagcactaaggtctaacaagaccagtacagagatgagtcctctatcaggactaaggtctaacaagaccaggacagagaggagtcctctatcaggactaaggtctaacaagaccaggacagagaggagtcctctatcaggactaaggtctaacaagaccagtacagagaggagtcctctatcaggactaaggtctaacaagaccaggacagagaggagtcctctatcaggactaaggtctaacaagaccagtacagagaggagtcctctatcaggactaaggtctaacaagaccagtacagagaggagtcctctatcaggaccaaggtctaacaagaccagtacagagaggagtcctctatcaggactaaggtctaacaagaccagtacagagatgagtcctctatcaggactaaggtctaacaagaccagtacagagatgagtcctctatcaggactaaggtctaccaagaccagtacagagaggagtcctctatcaggactaaggtctaacaagaccagtacagagaggagtcctctatcaggactaaggtctaacaagaccagtacagagaggagtcctctatcaggactaaggtctaccaagaccagtacagagaggagtcctctatcaggactaaggtctaacaagaccagtacagagaggagtcctctatcaggactaaggtctaacaagaccagtacagagaggagtcctctatcaggacaaaggtctaccaagaccagtacagagatgagtcctctatcaggaccaaggtctaacaagaccagtacagagaggagtcctctatcaggactaaggtctaacaagaccagtacagagaggagtcctctatcaggactaaggtctacaagaccagtacagagaggagtcctctatcaggactaaggtctaccaagaccagtacagagaggagtcctctatcagcactaaggtctaacaagaccagtacagagaggagtcctctatcagcactaaggtctaacaagaccagtacagagaggagtcctctatcaggattaaggtctaacaagaccagtccagagatgagtcctctatcaggactaaggtctaccaagaccagtacagagaggagtcctctatcaggactaaggtctaacaagaccagtacagagaggagtcctctatcaggactaaggtcccctcaccaaggtccccgtggtaacgacccctcaccaaggtccccgtggtaacgacccctcaccaaggtcccgtggtaacgaccctcaccaaggtccccgTGGTAACGGCGCCTCAGCAAGGTCCCCGGGGTAACGGCCCCTCACCAAGGTCCACGTGGTAACGgccctcaccaaggtcccgtggtaacgcctcaccaaggtcccgtggtaaccctcaccaaggtcccgtggtaacggccctcaccaaggtcccgtggtaacgccctcaccaaggtcccgtggtaacgcctcaccaaggtcccgtggtaacggccctcaccaaggtcccgtgGTAGCGcccctcaccaaggtcccgtggtacgaccctcaccaaggtcccgGTGGTAACGAcctcaccaaggtcccgtggtaacgtcctcaccaaggtcccgtggtaacgacctcaccaaggtcccgtggtaacgggcctcaccaaggtcccgtggtaacgaccctcaccaaggtcccgtggtaacggccctcaccaaggtcccgtggtaaccctcaccaaggtccccgtggtaacgccctcaccaaggtcccgtggtaacgccctcaccaaggtcccgtggtaacggcctcaccaaggtcccgtggtgggccctcaccaaggtcccgtggtaacccctcaccaaggtcccgtggtaacgacctcaccaaggtcccgtggtaacgtccctcaccaaggtcccgtggtaacggccctcaccaaggtccccTGTGGTAACATcctcaccaaggtcccgtgGTAACCTCACAAGGTCCCGTGGTAACgccctcaccaaggtcccgtgGTAACCCTCACCAAGGTCCCTGTGGTAACGGcctcaccaaggtcccgtggtaacgggcctcaccaaggtcccgtggtaacgggccctcaccaaggtcccgtggtaacgaccctcaccaaggtcccgtggtaacggcctcaccaaggtcccgtggtaacgggccctcaccaaggtcccgtggtaacgccctcaccaaggtcccgtggtaacgggccctcaccaaggtcccgtgGTAAGGTcccctcaccaaggtcccgtggtaacgacccctcaccaaggtcccgtggtaacgccctcaccaaggtcccgtggtaaggccctcaccaaggtcccgtggtaacgaccctcaccaaggtcccgtggtggcaacctcaccaaggtcccgtggtaacgacccctcaccaaggtcccgtggtaacgccctcaccaaggtcccgtggtaacgaccctcaccaaggtcccgtggtaacgaccctcaccaaggtcccgtggtaacgacctcaccaaggtcccgtggtgaccctcaccaaggtcccgtggtaacgtcctcaccaaggtcccgtggtaacgccctcaccaaggtcccgtggtaacgacctcaccaaggtcccgtggtgacgccctcaccaaggtcccgtggtaacgaccctcaccaaggtcccgtggtaacgtccctcaccaaggtcccggtgaccctcaccaaggtccccgtggtaacgtcccctcaccaaggtccccgTGGTAACGGGCCCTCACAAAGCCCCCCGTGGTAACGCcccctcaccaaggtccccgTGGTAACGGCCTCACCAAGGTCCTCACCATGTCCCCTGTAACGGgccctcaccaaggtccccgtggtaacgacccctcaccaaggtccccgtggtaacgggccctcaccaaggtccccgtggtaacgacccctcaccaaggtccccgtggtaacgggccctcaccaaggtccccgtggtaacgggccctcaccaaggtccccgtggtaacgacccctcaccaaggtccccgTGGTAACGTCCCCTCACCAAGGTCTGCGTGGTAACGTcccctcaccaaggtccccgtggtaacatcccctcaccaaggtccccgTGGTAACGACCCCTCATCAAGGTCCCCGTGGTAACGGgccctcaccaaggtccccgTGGTAACGACCCCTCATCAAGGTCCCCGTGGTAACGGgccctcaccaaggtccccgtggtaacgaccctcaccaaggtcccgtggtaacgggccctcaccaaggtccccgTGGTAACGACCCCTCATCAAGGTCCCCGTGGTAACGGgccctcaccaaggtccccgTGGTAACGTCCCCTCACCAAGGTCCGCGTGGTAACGGgccctcaccaaggtccccgtggtaacgggccctcaccaaggtcccctcaccaaggtccccgTGGTAACGACCCCTCATCAAGGTCCCCGTGGTAACGTcccctcaccaaggtccccgtggtaactggccctcaccaaggtccccgTGGTAACGACCCTTCACCAAGGTCCCCGTGGTAACGGgccctcaccaaggtccccgTGGTATGaccctcaccaaggtcccgtggtaacccctcaccaaggtcccgtggtaacgaccctcaccaaggtccctatccaaggtccccgtggtaacggcccctcaccaaggtccccgtggtaacggcgcctcaccaaggtccccgtggtaacggcccctcaccaaggtccccgtggtaacgacccctcaccaaggtccccgtggtaacgtcccctcaccaaggtccccgtggtaacgggccctcaccaaggtccccgtggtaacgacccctcaccaaggtcccctcaccaaggtccccgtggtaacgggccctcaccaaggtccccgtggtaacgtcccctcaccaaggtccccgtggtaacgacccctcaccaaggtccccgtggtaacgtcccctcaccaaggtccccgtggtaacgacccctcaccaaggtccccgTGGTAACGGGCGCACAGAAAGAATGAAACAAAGAAATCAAAGCcggaaagatgttttattttgaaatgtgacaggaagcagccgtcTGAGGCTTCGTGGTGACGCCGTTTCCCAAAACAGGAAACGGAAATGTACTTCCCACGGGGTTCTGGGTTAGAATCCACGCAGAATaacacaataaaatgtaataattatttcacaataagagtttcCCCTTTTCTGACCATCATTATCCAAAAGAATAATCATTAGGGCTATCAGCATTaatgcgttaatctatgcgattaatttggccgcgttaacgcactaaaatatatatatatattttttaaaccgcggcagtacggtttgacactgtttccgtttttaaaacaattatttctcagcgaaaataaggatcataaatgagtttaactcgtggatgaatcagtcgggtttcctcctgctcctccttcctcccgtctccccctctgacacacagaggaacggaggggcgacgtgtcgggggacgcggcgcggaaagaactcgtcacacgaaaccttcaccgtgattggtcaatccgtttgtctgtcagcatttcggggaaaaaacaaccaatgaacactcagtaaatcacaaaggacctcccacctcacaggttaggctcatatagcagccagtcagtcagagaacagagaacacggcgcgaggacaatgagcctcattgaatagagctgagattgttctggaatgtttgatgtataacacgtgggggtgtgtcacatgcaaaagactttaaacggtgaatttttgtttgtttgtaaaatgtataaaatgcccccagcctccagagggtgaacgtgacatatgtgaatgtcagtcagtcaccaaggccactggttctgctgttcagtggtaaagatgacaggaccaatggggtctctatatacttttttttttttttactaatctgatgtttcactgaagaaacaatttatcatccacgatattaaatccctcgctggcactttatatgtaggagcctctttgaaaacacagctctgtgtcaagttttgtctttaaaaagaaggaaaaaacttttaagcgattaatcgcgattaattaatcgcaatttcaaaatgtgcgattaattagttaattttttttaatcgattgacagccctaataatcaTACAATATGACATTGATATAATATTCTGTATTTAATCTTCAACGTTGAATCAGAAGTCATAAGAATAATGATACTTAGAATAATATTAAGAGTTTCAACGTTTCCTTTTTATCTGAATAAAAAGTTAAAGATATCAGCCCTAAGGAATTCCTGCTGaacgtgtgacctctgacccggagacaggaagtggagaagaTGAGCTgacgcttcacttcctgtccagagGGAACCgggttttacacacacacacacacacacacttggaatGGACACtacattgtgtgtatgtgtgtgtgtatgtgtgtgtatgtacatgtgtgtatgtatgtgtgtgtatctgtgtgtgtctgtgtgtgtatgtacatgtgtgtatgtatgtgtgtgtatctgtgtgtgtgtgtgtatgtgtgtgtgtgtgtgtatatatatatatgtgtgtgtgtatgtgtgtatgtgtgtgtgtgtgtgtatgt
Proteins encoded in this window:
- the LOC130204529 gene encoding LOW QUALITY PROTEIN: CD59 glycoprotein (The sequence of the model RefSeq protein was modified relative to this genomic sequence to represent the inferred CDS: substituted 1 base at 1 genomic stop codon), coding for MKRSLGICLVVCSALIGLGSAIRCYSCKDYTASCSKQRECSYDDACLTLSERGGMTYRQCLKYSDCVSNVDQXLYRSFQVSSFTFKCCNSDLCNSAPSSAASSVIGLLASAAVMWWCIH